The following are encoded together in the Janthinobacterium sp. Marseille genome:
- the nuoH gene encoding NADH-quinone oxidoreductase subunit NuoH produces the protein MDQLFASIHATGQSLLGYYWPLVWNLVKIIAVVAPLMGAVAYLTLWERKVIGWMHVRHGPNRTGPAGLLQPIADGVKLLLKEIVVPAKSSKALFVIAPIMTIMPALAAWAVIPFGPETVLADVNAGLLFVMAITSLEVYGVIVAGWASNSKYAFLGAMRASAQMISYEIAMGFVLVIILMVTGSMNLTTIVNTQNTGRFAEMGLTFLSWNWLPLLPMFFIYIISGTAELNRHPFDVVEGESEIVAGHMVEYSGMSFAMFFLAEYANMWLISIMATLMFLGGWTSPIDMAPFTWVPGWIWLGLKTLMVVTMFIWFRASFPRYRYDQIMRLGWKVFIPLTLVYLLIVAIWMKTPWNIWN, from the coding sequence ATGGATCAATTGTTTGCATCCATCCACGCGACGGGTCAATCATTGCTTGGATACTATTGGCCGCTAGTTTGGAATTTGGTCAAAATTATTGCAGTTGTCGCCCCATTGATGGGTGCTGTAGCTTATTTGACTTTGTGGGAACGTAAGGTCATCGGCTGGATGCACGTTCGTCATGGCCCCAACCGTACCGGTCCTGCAGGTTTGCTGCAACCGATCGCCGACGGCGTCAAACTCTTGCTGAAAGAGATCGTTGTTCCGGCCAAGTCGAGCAAGGCTTTGTTCGTGATCGCTCCTATCATGACCATCATGCCGGCATTGGCCGCATGGGCAGTGATTCCATTCGGACCGGAAACAGTGTTGGCAGATGTCAACGCAGGTTTGCTGTTCGTGATGGCAATTACTTCACTGGAAGTGTATGGTGTGATCGTCGCAGGTTGGGCTTCGAACTCGAAATATGCTTTCCTCGGCGCGATGCGTGCATCGGCACAAATGATTTCGTATGAAATCGCGATGGGCTTCGTGTTGGTGATCATCCTGATGGTTACCGGCAGCATGAACCTGACCACTATCGTAAACACGCAAAACACCGGTCGTTTTGCCGAGATGGGCCTGACTTTCCTGTCGTGGAACTGGTTGCCATTGCTGCCTATGTTCTTCATCTACATCATCTCGGGTACGGCTGAATTGAACCGCCATCCGTTTGACGTGGTTGAGGGCGAATCAGAAATCGTTGCCGGTCACATGGTTGAATACTCGGGTATGTCGTTCGCGATGTTCTTCCTGGCTGAATACGCGAACATGTGGCTGATCTCGATCATGGCTACGCTGATGTTCCTGGGCGGCTGGACATCACCTATCGATATGGCGCCGTTCACCTGGGTACCAGGCTGGATCTGGTTGGGTCTGAAGACATTGATGGTCGTAACCATGTTTATCTGGTTCCGTGCATCGTTCCCACGCTATCGCTACGATCAAATCATGCGTTTGGGTTGGAAAGTGTTTATCCCACTGACACTCGTTTATCTGTTGATCGTCGCGATCTGGATGAAGACTCCGTGGAATATCTGGAATTAA
- a CDS encoding NADH-quinone oxidoreductase subunit M, whose amino-acid sequence MMQSTFPLLSLAIWLPIAFGVFILAVGRDTNPNAVRVLSLFGSIVSFLVTLPIVAKFDNAAHGMQFVEKMKWIDIFNINYSLGVDGLSMWFVILTAFITIFVVIAAWEVIEKRVAQYMGAFLILSGLMIGVFCALDGLLFYVFFESTLIPMFIIIGVWGGANRVYASIKFFLYTFFGSLLMLVALLYLYFKSGHSFDILAWHTLPLPMDAQILIFLAFLMAFAVKVPMWPVHTWLPDAHVEAPTGGSVVLAAIMLKLGAYGFLRFSLPITPDASHYLSGFMITLSLIAVIYIGLVALVQTDMKKLVAYSSIAHMGFVTLGFFMFNDMAVQGGIVQMISHGFVSGAMFLCIGVLYDRMHTRNIADYGGVVNVMPKFAAFFVLFSMGNAGLPATSGFVGEFMVILGAVKFNFWIGLLAATALILGAAYSLWLAKRVIFGAITNHHVSEMKDLNKREFLMLGLLAIAVLAMGLYPAPFTDAMQTSVTDLLKHVAISKLN is encoded by the coding sequence ATGATGCAGTCAACATTTCCCCTCTTGAGTCTCGCGATCTGGCTACCAATCGCGTTCGGTGTGTTCATCCTGGCCGTAGGCCGCGATACCAATCCAAACGCGGTGCGCGTCCTGTCGCTGTTTGGTTCTATCGTCAGCTTCCTCGTCACTTTGCCGATCGTGGCAAAGTTCGACAATGCCGCACACGGCATGCAGTTCGTCGAAAAGATGAAGTGGATCGACATTTTCAACATTAACTACTCGCTGGGCGTAGACGGCCTGTCGATGTGGTTCGTCATCTTGACTGCCTTCATTACGATTTTCGTCGTGATCGCAGCGTGGGAAGTGATTGAAAAACGCGTAGCCCAGTACATGGGCGCGTTCCTGATCCTGTCCGGCCTGATGATTGGTGTGTTCTGCGCACTGGACGGCTTGCTGTTCTACGTGTTCTTTGAATCGACACTGATCCCGATGTTCATCATCATCGGTGTCTGGGGTGGTGCGAACCGTGTGTACGCTTCGATCAAGTTCTTCCTCTACACCTTCTTCGGTTCGCTGTTGATGCTGGTGGCCTTGCTGTACCTGTACTTCAAGTCGGGTCACAGCTTTGACATCCTGGCATGGCACACATTGCCGTTGCCTATGGATGCTCAGATCCTGATTTTCCTGGCATTCCTGATGGCATTTGCGGTCAAGGTTCCGATGTGGCCAGTGCATACATGGTTGCCGGATGCCCACGTGGAAGCGCCTACCGGTGGTTCCGTTGTACTGGCAGCGATCATGCTGAAACTCGGTGCATACGGCTTCCTGCGTTTCTCGTTGCCGATCACACCAGACGCCAGCCACTATCTGTCGGGCTTCATGATTACCTTGTCGCTGATCGCTGTTATCTACATTGGTCTGGTTGCACTGGTACAAACCGACATGAAAAAGCTGGTTGCTTATTCGTCGATTGCACACATGGGCTTCGTTACCCTCGGCTTCTTCATGTTTAACGACATGGCAGTGCAGGGCGGTATCGTACAAATGATTTCGCACGGTTTCGTATCCGGCGCAATGTTCCTGTGTATCGGTGTACTGTACGACCGCATGCATACCCGTAACATCGCCGACTACGGTGGCGTTGTGAATGTGATGCCTAAGTTCGCTGCATTCTTCGTACTGTTCTCGATGGGTAATGCAGGCTTGCCGGCAACCTCCGGTTTCGTCGGTGAATTCATGGTGATCCTGGGCGCAGTCAAATTCAACTTCTGGATTGGCCTGCTGGCAGCAACGGCCCTGATCCTGGGCGCAGCGTACTCGCTGTGGCTGGCAAAACGCGTGATCTTTGGTGCCATCACCAATCACCACGTCTCCGAGATGAAAGACCTGAACAAACGTGAATTCCTGATGTTGGGCTTGCTGGCTATCGCTGTGTTGGCGATGGGTCTGTACCCGGCACCATTCACCGACGCGATGCAAACTTCGGTGACCGACCTGCTGAAGCACGTCGCCATCTCGAAATTGAATTAA
- a CDS encoding NADH-quinone oxidoreductase subunit J, with the protein MEFTTVLFYVFSAILVLAAIRVITESNPVHAALFLVLSFCSAAALWMLLKAEFLSIVLILVYVGAVMVLFLFVVMMVDIKLTKLREGFWGYLPLAATIGVVIVLEMALVLFRGFWRSHTQVPEVSANIGNAKELGKLIYTDYLYAFEIAAVLLLVGMIAAVALTMRKRKDSKYFAPGDAVRVKASDRLRVVKMKADSARANGDSPAAPAAEQK; encoded by the coding sequence ATGGAATTTACAACTGTCTTGTTCTACGTGTTTTCAGCGATTCTCGTACTCGCTGCTATACGCGTTATCACCGAATCGAATCCGGTTCACGCGGCGCTGTTCCTCGTGCTCTCGTTTTGTTCGGCTGCTGCACTGTGGATGTTGCTCAAAGCTGAGTTCCTGTCCATCGTACTGATCCTGGTCTATGTCGGTGCGGTCATGGTGCTGTTCCTGTTTGTGGTCATGATGGTCGATATCAAGCTCACCAAACTGCGTGAAGGTTTCTGGGGTTACCTGCCATTGGCAGCAACCATCGGTGTCGTGATCGTGCTGGAAATGGCATTGGTATTGTTCCGCGGCTTCTGGCGCTCGCATACCCAAGTCCCTGAAGTGTCGGCCAATATCGGCAACGCCAAGGAACTGGGCAAACTGATCTACACCGACTATCTGTATGCGTTTGAAATTGCGGCGGTGCTGTTGTTGGTCGGGATGATCGCAGCAGTGGCATTGACCATGCGCAAACGTAAAGACAGCAAGTACTTCGCTCCTGGCGACGCAGTTAGAGTTAAAGCCAGCGATCGTCTGCGTGTCGTAAAAATGAAGGCGGATTCCGCTCGCGCCAATGGCGATTCACCAGCTGCTCCTGCAGCAGAACAAAAGTAA
- the nuoG gene encoding NADH-quinone oxidoreductase subunit NuoG — protein sequence MVEIEIDGKKVEVQEGSMVMDAANKLGTYIPHFCYHKKLSIAANCRMCLVEVEKAPKPLPACATPVMPGMIVRSNSEKAVKAQKGVMEFLLINHPLDCPICDQGGECQLQDLAVGYGDSSSRYEEEKRVVAPKDVGPLISMKEMSRCIHCTRCVRFGQEVAGVMEFGMLGRGEHAEITSFVGKTVDSELSGNMIDLCPVGALTSKPFRYSARTWELSRRKSVSPHDSLGANLIVQVKAGKVMRVLPLENDDVNECWISDKDRFAYEGLNSEDRLTSPMIKQDGKWQETDWQTALEYVAHGLRNIKHEHGADAIAALATPYSTLEELSLLQKLVRGIGSENIDFRLRQSDFSLDTGVTPWLGMSIAEFGALKRAFVIGSFLRKDHPLLAARLRQAVKQGASVSILHASDDDLLMPVANKMIKAPSDWLSALGEVVAAVAQAKGISAPAGFDAIQPSAEAKQIAASLLSGEPKAVLLGNAVLQHPQAAKLHAAAQWIAQNTEAKFGFLTEAANSVGGYLVNAVPGANGANAAQAFAQPRKAYVLLNAEPELDSFNPQVARAALNQAEMVVVMSPYKHGNDFADVLLPIAPFSETSGTFVNGEGRAQSFNGTVKPLGDTRPAWKVLRVLGNLLELSGFDYDTSEAIRNEIIGASAPAEANLLPRLNNFGKAAPQAEVAAAGLQLERVTDVSIYATDAIVRRSQPLQQTNDGAAPKAWLSADLAAKLGIAAGDQVKVTQGTGSAVLAAAIDAKLPVNVVRVAAGHQSTAGLGAMFGSISVEKA from the coding sequence ATGGTTGAAATCGAAATAGACGGTAAAAAAGTCGAAGTGCAAGAAGGCAGCATGGTGATGGACGCTGCCAATAAACTTGGCACCTACATCCCACACTTTTGTTACCACAAAAAATTGTCCATCGCGGCGAACTGCCGTATGTGCCTGGTAGAGGTTGAAAAAGCACCTAAGCCATTGCCGGCCTGTGCAACGCCAGTTATGCCAGGCATGATTGTCCGCTCCAACAGTGAGAAGGCCGTCAAAGCGCAAAAAGGCGTGATGGAATTCCTCCTGATTAACCACCCGCTCGATTGCCCGATTTGCGATCAGGGCGGCGAATGCCAATTGCAGGATCTGGCAGTCGGCTATGGCGATTCCTCTTCGCGTTACGAAGAAGAAAAACGCGTAGTGGCACCGAAAGATGTCGGCCCGCTGATCTCGATGAAAGAGATGAGCCGTTGCATCCATTGCACACGTTGCGTCCGTTTCGGCCAGGAAGTTGCCGGCGTGATGGAATTCGGTATGCTGGGTCGCGGTGAGCACGCAGAAATCACTTCCTTCGTTGGCAAGACCGTTGATTCCGAATTGTCCGGCAATATGATTGATCTGTGCCCGGTTGGCGCACTGACATCGAAGCCGTTCCGCTACAGCGCCCGTACCTGGGAATTGTCGCGTCGCAAATCGGTCAGCCCACACGATAGCCTCGGTGCAAACCTGATCGTGCAAGTCAAGGCCGGTAAAGTCATGCGCGTGCTGCCGTTGGAAAACGACGACGTCAATGAATGCTGGATTTCGGACAAGGATCGCTTCGCCTATGAAGGCTTGAACAGCGAAGACCGCCTGACCAGCCCAATGATCAAGCAAGACGGCAAATGGCAGGAAACTGACTGGCAGACCGCGCTGGAATACGTGGCGCACGGTTTGCGCAACATCAAGCACGAACACGGTGCTGATGCGATCGCTGCATTGGCAACGCCGTACTCGACACTGGAAGAGTTGTCGTTGTTGCAGAAACTGGTGCGTGGCATCGGTTCCGAAAACATCGACTTCCGCCTGCGTCAATCGGACTTCTCGCTGGATACCGGCGTGACACCTTGGCTCGGCATGTCGATCGCAGAATTCGGCGCATTGAAACGTGCATTCGTTATCGGCTCCTTCCTGCGCAAAGATCATCCATTGCTGGCAGCGCGTCTGCGCCAGGCAGTGAAGCAGGGCGCCAGCGTCAGCATCTTGCACGCCAGCGATGACGACCTGTTGATGCCAGTTGCAAACAAAATGATCAAGGCGCCATCGGATTGGTTGTCGGCACTGGGCGAAGTTGTAGCTGCCGTGGCGCAAGCCAAAGGCATCTCGGCACCAGCCGGTTTCGATGCGATCCAGCCTTCCGCTGAAGCGAAACAAATCGCAGCAAGCCTGTTGTCCGGCGAGCCAAAAGCAGTGTTGCTGGGTAATGCAGTATTGCAGCATCCGCAAGCAGCTAAATTGCACGCAGCGGCACAGTGGATTGCACAAAACACTGAAGCCAAGTTCGGCTTCCTGACAGAAGCAGCCAACAGCGTTGGTGGCTATCTGGTCAATGCGGTTCCAGGTGCCAACGGTGCCAACGCAGCGCAAGCATTTGCGCAGCCTCGTAAAGCATACGTTTTGCTGAATGCAGAACCGGAACTCGACAGCTTCAACCCGCAAGTAGCACGTGCTGCGTTGAACCAGGCTGAGATGGTTGTTGTGATGTCGCCTTACAAGCACGGCAATGATTTCGCCGACGTCTTGTTGCCGATCGCACCGTTCTCCGAAACCTCCGGTACTTTCGTCAATGGCGAAGGCCGTGCACAAAGCTTCAACGGTACCGTCAAGCCTCTGGGCGACACCCGTCCGGCATGGAAAGTCTTGCGCGTACTCGGCAACCTGCTGGAATTGAGCGGTTTCGACTACGACACATCGGAAGCGATCCGTAACGAAATCATCGGTGCCAGCGCGCCGGCAGAAGCAAACCTGTTGCCACGCCTGAATAACTTCGGCAAGGCAGCGCCGCAAGCAGAAGTCGCAGCGGCCGGCTTGCAACTCGAACGCGTAACGGATGTATCGATTTATGCAACTGATGCGATCGTGCGTCGTTCCCAGCCTTTGCAACAGACCAACGACGGTGCAGCGCCAAAAGCGTGGTTGTCGGCGGACCTGGCTGCCAAGCTCGGTATCGCTGCCGGTGATCAAGTCAAGGTAACGCAAGGTACCGGTAGTGCAGTATTGGCTGCCGCGATCGATGCGAAGTTGCCGGTTAATGTGGTGCGCGTAGCGGCAGGACATCAGTCCACAGCCGGTCTGGGCGCGATGTTTGGTTCTATCAGCGTGGAGAAAGCGTAA
- the nuoL gene encoding NADH-quinone oxidoreductase subunit L has product MAGQLNPHLLLIVPLAPLAGSMIAGLFGTKFFGNLIGRKTSHTVTILGVLISFILSLHTLSLVMDGATFNGNLYTWMTVVGLKLEVGFLVDSLTAMMMCVVTFVSLMVHIYTIGYMEEDEGYNRFFSYISLFTFAMLMLVMSNNFLQLFFGWEAVGLVSYLLIGFWYTKPTAIVANMKAFLVNRVGDFGFILGIGLLLAYAGSMDYAEVFAKKEQLATLTLPGTDWMLLTVACICLFIGAMGKSAQFPLHVWLPDSMEGPTPISALIHAATMVTAGIFMVARMSPLFELSDTALSFVLIIGSITALFMGFLGIIQNDIKRVVAYSTLSQLGYMTVALGASAYSVAVFHLMTHAFFKALLFLAAGSVIIGMHHDQDIRNMGGLRKYMPITWITSLLGSLALIGTPFFSGFYSKDSIIEAVHATTLFGSGFANFAVLAGVFVTAFYSFRMYFLVFHGEERFGKEHAHHDDHAHAKAAHAHDDHAHDAHHADDDHGHDEHHGLAPGQKPHESPLVVTLPLILLAIPSVLIGFFAIQPMLHGDFFNGVITVSESHGAMAELKEHFHGAVAMAIHGLSTAPFWLAVAGVVSAYYCYMINPRVPAWFYKHFHALHTLLENKYYMDKFNEVVIAGGARLLGGGLSRVGDKTLIDGLIVNGSAKVVAWSSRVIRVLQSGYIYHYAFVMILGMLGLLSYFVIFPLFAK; this is encoded by the coding sequence ATGGCGGGGCAACTTAACCCACACCTCCTTCTGATCGTACCGCTGGCGCCACTTGCCGGCTCGATGATTGCTGGATTGTTCGGTACAAAATTTTTCGGTAACCTGATTGGTCGCAAGACGTCGCATACTGTGACGATCCTTGGCGTTCTGATTTCATTCATCTTGTCATTGCACACGTTATCGCTGGTTATGGATGGCGCGACCTTCAATGGCAATCTGTACACATGGATGACAGTCGTCGGACTCAAGCTTGAAGTCGGTTTCCTGGTCGATAGCCTGACCGCGATGATGATGTGCGTCGTGACCTTCGTGTCGCTGATGGTGCACATCTACACGATCGGCTATATGGAAGAAGACGAAGGCTACAACCGCTTCTTCTCGTACATCTCGCTGTTCACGTTTGCGATGTTGATGCTGGTCATGAGCAACAACTTCCTGCAACTGTTCTTCGGTTGGGAAGCAGTGGGCCTGGTTTCTTACCTACTGATCGGTTTCTGGTACACCAAGCCGACCGCTATCGTGGCGAACATGAAGGCCTTCCTGGTCAACCGTGTCGGTGACTTTGGCTTCATCCTCGGTATCGGCCTGTTGTTGGCGTACGCTGGTTCGATGGACTACGCAGAAGTCTTCGCAAAGAAAGAACAACTCGCGACCCTGACGCTGCCTGGTACCGACTGGATGTTGCTGACCGTCGCCTGTATCTGCCTGTTCATTGGCGCGATGGGTAAATCGGCACAGTTCCCGCTGCACGTCTGGCTGCCTGACTCGATGGAAGGCCCAACCCCGATTTCCGCACTGATCCACGCGGCAACCATGGTTACCGCCGGTATTTTCATGGTGGCACGTATGTCGCCGCTGTTCGAGTTGTCGGATACCGCCTTGTCCTTCGTCCTGATTATCGGTTCGATCACTGCGTTGTTCATGGGCTTCCTGGGCATCATCCAGAACGATATCAAGCGCGTGGTTGCTTACTCGACCCTGTCGCAACTCGGTTACATGACTGTTGCATTGGGCGCGTCCGCTTACTCGGTTGCCGTATTCCACCTGATGACCCACGCGTTCTTCAAGGCTTTGCTGTTCCTTGCTGCAGGTTCCGTCATCATCGGTATGCACCACGATCAGGACATCCGCAACATGGGTGGCTTGCGTAAGTACATGCCTATTACCTGGATCACATCCTTGCTCGGTTCGCTGGCATTGATCGGTACGCCGTTCTTCTCCGGTTTCTACTCGAAGGACAGCATCATCGAAGCAGTGCATGCAACCACGCTGTTTGGTTCCGGTTTCGCTAACTTTGCGGTATTGGCTGGTGTATTCGTTACGGCGTTCTACTCCTTCCGTATGTACTTCCTGGTATTCCACGGTGAAGAGCGTTTCGGTAAAGAGCATGCACACCATGACGATCATGCACATGCGAAAGCTGCGCATGCTCATGATGACCATGCACACGATGCGCATCACGCTGATGACGACCATGGACATGACGAACATCACGGTCTGGCACCAGGTCAGAAGCCGCACGAGTCACCGCTGGTCGTGACCTTGCCGTTGATCCTGCTGGCTATTCCATCGGTGCTGATTGGTTTCTTCGCGATCCAGCCTATGTTGCACGGCGACTTCTTCAACGGTGTAATCACCGTCAGCGAATCGCATGGCGCAATGGCCGAGTTGAAAGAACATTTCCATGGTGCGGTTGCAATGGCGATCCACGGCTTGTCGACAGCGCCGTTCTGGCTGGCTGTGGCAGGTGTTGTGTCGGCTTACTACTGCTACATGATCAACCCGCGTGTACCGGCATGGTTCTACAAACATTTCCATGCACTGCACACGCTGCTTGAGAATAAGTACTACATGGACAAATTCAATGAGGTTGTCATCGCCGGCGGTGCACGTCTGCTGGGTGGTGGTTTGTCCAGAGTCGGTGATAAGACATTGATTGATGGCCTGATTGTTAACGGTAGTGCCAAAGTAGTAGCTTGGTCCTCCCGCGTGATTCGTGTACTGCAAAGCGGTTACATCTATCACTACGCATTTGTCATGATTCTCGGCATGCTGGGTTTACTGAGTTATTTCGTGATATTCCCGTTGTTCGCCAAATAA
- the nuoK gene encoding NADH-quinone oxidoreductase subunit NuoK yields MAIHQLLLQQNKSKGSVVELSLVHYLILGAILFAISIVGIFLNRKNIIILLMAIELMLLAVNMNFVAFSYFLGDAAGQIFVFFILTVAAAEAAIGLAILVSMFRTLDTINVEDLDGLKG; encoded by the coding sequence ATGGCGATTCACCAGCTGCTCCTGCAGCAGAACAAAAGTAAGGGGAGTGTTGTGGAGTTATCGCTCGTACATTACCTGATTCTTGGCGCGATTTTGTTCGCGATCTCGATCGTTGGTATTTTTCTGAATCGTAAGAACATCATCATCTTGTTGATGGCTATCGAATTGATGCTGTTGGCGGTGAATATGAATTTCGTCGCTTTCTCCTATTTCCTGGGTGATGCAGCCGGTCAGATTTTTGTTTTCTTCATCTTGACGGTGGCTGCTGCTGAAGCTGCGATTGGTCTTGCCATTTTGGTTTCCATGTTCCGTACTCTGGATACCATCAATGTCGAAGATCTTGACGGCCTCAAAGGCTAA
- the nuoE gene encoding NADH-quinone oxidoreductase subunit NuoE, with the protein MLLSEQTYKRIDREVAKFPPDQKQSAVMAALQIAQDETRWLPPEVMQDVADYLGMPAIAVQEVATFYNMYNTKPVGKFKISVCTNLPCQLSGGEKAAHYLKQKLGIDYRETTDDDLFTLVEGECMGACGDAPVMLVNNKRMCSFMSDEKIDALVEELKK; encoded by the coding sequence ATGCTGTTATCAGAGCAAACGTATAAAAGAATCGACCGCGAGGTCGCCAAGTTCCCTCCAGATCAAAAGCAGTCTGCGGTCATGGCCGCACTGCAGATTGCTCAGGACGAGACCCGTTGGCTGCCGCCTGAAGTGATGCAAGATGTCGCTGACTACCTGGGCATGCCTGCGATCGCGGTGCAAGAGGTTGCGACCTTCTACAATATGTACAACACCAAGCCGGTCGGCAAGTTCAAGATCTCGGTGTGTACCAACCTGCCATGCCAATTGTCCGGCGGCGAGAAGGCTGCGCATTACCTGAAACAAAAGCTCGGTATCGATTATCGCGAAACCACGGACGACGACCTGTTCACACTGGTTGAAGGTGAATGCATGGGCGCTTGCGGTGATGCGCCTGTGATGCTGGTCAACAACAAACGTATGTGCAGCTTTATGTCGGATGAAAAAATCGACGCCCTGGTAGAGGAATTGAAGAAATGA
- the nuoF gene encoding NADH-quinone oxidoreductase subunit NuoF, with amino-acid sequence MTSLHNRHIKPLIFAGLTGDNWGLEEYVKRGGYASLKRILSEGMTPEQVIAEVKASTLRGRGGAGFPSGLKWSFMPKNFAGQKYLVCNSDEGEPGTFKDRDILRYNPHSVIEGMTIAAYAMGVSVGYNYIHGEIFAEYDRFEEALEQARAAGFLGDNILGSTHSFQLHAFHGFGAYICGEETALLESLEGKKGQPRFKPPFPASYGLYGKPTTINNTETFAAVPFIFQVGAEAYAAIGKPNNGGTKIFSVSGDVENPGNYEIPLGTPFAELLKLAGGVRGGKKLKAVIPGGSSVPVVKGDLMMATDMDYDSVAKAGSMLGSGAVIVMDETRCMVKALLRLSYFYYEESCGQCTPCREGTGWLYRMVHRIENGQGRPEDLDMLNSVADNIQGRTICALGDAAAMPVRAMIQQFREEFVYHIEHKHCLVPAYI; translated from the coding sequence ATGACCAGTCTGCATAACCGTCATATCAAGCCATTGATTTTCGCCGGCCTTACCGGTGACAACTGGGGTCTGGAAGAGTACGTCAAGCGCGGTGGTTACGCATCGCTGAAGCGCATCCTGAGCGAAGGCATGACGCCTGAGCAAGTCATTGCCGAAGTCAAGGCATCGACCCTGCGTGGTCGCGGCGGCGCTGGTTTCCCGAGCGGCCTGAAGTGGAGCTTCATGCCGAAGAATTTCGCAGGCCAGAAATACCTGGTTTGTAATTCCGATGAAGGCGAACCAGGCACATTCAAGGATCGCGACATCCTGCGCTACAACCCGCACTCAGTAATTGAAGGCATGACTATCGCTGCCTATGCAATGGGCGTCAGCGTCGGCTACAACTACATCCACGGCGAAATTTTCGCCGAGTACGACCGCTTCGAAGAAGCGCTGGAACAGGCGCGTGCAGCCGGCTTCCTCGGCGACAACATCCTGGGTTCCACACACAGCTTCCAGTTGCATGCATTCCATGGTTTTGGTGCGTACATCTGCGGCGAAGAAACCGCCTTGCTGGAATCGCTGGAAGGCAAAAAAGGCCAGCCACGCTTCAAACCGCCGTTCCCGGCCAGCTATGGTTTGTACGGCAAGCCAACCACGATTAACAATACCGAGACTTTTGCTGCGGTTCCGTTCATCTTCCAGGTGGGCGCTGAAGCGTATGCGGCAATCGGCAAGCCAAACAATGGCGGCACCAAGATTTTCTCGGTGTCCGGTGACGTAGAGAATCCAGGTAATTACGAAATCCCTCTGGGTACTCCATTTGCTGAGCTGCTGAAGCTCGCCGGTGGCGTACGCGGCGGTAAAAAGCTCAAGGCCGTGATTCCTGGTGGTTCGTCCGTTCCGGTCGTCAAGGGCGACCTGATGATGGCGACCGACATGGATTACGATTCGGTTGCCAAGGCAGGTTCGATGCTGGGCTCGGGCGCTGTCATCGTGATGGATGAAACACGTTGCATGGTCAAAGCACTGTTGCGACTGTCTTACTTCTACTATGAAGAATCCTGTGGTCAGTGCACGCCGTGCCGTGAGGGCACAGGCTGGTTGTACCGCATGGTGCATCGTATCGAGAACGGTCAGGGCCGTCCGGAAGACCTGGACATGCTGAACTCGGTCGCTGACAACATTCAGGGTCGTACCATCTGTGCTCTCGGTGATGCCGCCGCGATGCCGGTACGTGCAATGATCCAGCAGTTCCGTGAAGAATTTGTATATCACATTGAGCATAAACATTGCTTGGTGCCCGCTTACATTTAG
- the nuoI gene encoding NADH-quinone oxidoreductase subunit NuoI, whose product MEAIKDFFGSLMLRELFKGLALTGRYMFARKITVQFPEEKTPQSPRFRGLHALRRYPNGEERCIACKLCEAVCPAMAITIESDQREDGTRRTTRYDIDLTKCIFCGFCEESCPVDSIVETHILEYHGEKRGDLYYTKEMLLAVGDRYEPEIAAARTADAAYR is encoded by the coding sequence ATGGAAGCAATTAAGGATTTTTTCGGTAGCTTGATGCTGCGCGAGCTCTTCAAAGGGCTGGCGTTGACAGGTCGCTACATGTTTGCACGCAAGATTACCGTGCAGTTCCCGGAAGAGAAGACTCCGCAGTCGCCACGTTTCCGTGGTTTGCATGCACTGCGTCGTTACCCGAACGGGGAAGAGCGTTGCATCGCCTGCAAACTGTGTGAAGCAGTGTGCCCGGCGATGGCAATCACGATCGAATCGGATCAGCGTGAAGACGGCACCCGCCGTACCACCCGTTACGACATCGATCTGACCAAATGTATTTTTTGCGGCTTCTGCGAAGAGTCGTGCCCGGTCGATTCGATCGTGGAAACACATATTCTGGAATACCACGGCGAGAAGCGCGGCGACTTGTACTACACCAAGGAAATGTTGCTGGCAGTAGGCGATCGCTACGAACCAGAAATCGCAGCAGCACGCACCGCCGACGCGGCCTATCGTTGA